Proteins found in one Methanofollis fontis genomic segment:
- a CDS encoding HIT family protein, translating to MTCPFCNPEPSEVVLENDLCYARYDRYPVSPGHLLIIPFRHFADFFEATEREQQALLALIREGKRHLDREFGPDGYNVGVNVGAAAGQTVMHLHIHLIPRYEGDIENPRGGVRGVIPEKRVY from the coding sequence ATGACCTGTCCGTTCTGTAACCCCGAACCCTCGGAGGTCGTGCTTGAAAACGACCTCTGCTATGCCCGCTACGACCGCTATCCGGTGAGCCCGGGCCACCTGCTGATCATCCCGTTCCGGCATTTCGCAGACTTTTTCGAGGCCACCGAACGGGAGCAGCAGGCACTGCTCGCCCTGATCAGGGAGGGAAAACGCCACCTCGACCGGGAGTTCGGTCCCGACGGCTACAATGTCGGCGTGAATGTCGGTGCGGCCGCCGGGCAGACGGTGATGCACCTGCACATCCACCTGATCCCCCGCTATGAGGGGGATATCGAGAACCCGAGGGGCGGGGTGCGGGGGGTCATACCGGAGAAGAGGGTGTATTGA
- a CDS encoding DEAD/DEAH box helicase, which yields MTDIYGVQHIHNTLLEKLKAYIRAQYFGENTLLLDKSDDLLDQDNILSQEPYIESNTPYIICEKGLESAYIPQNIKNILTTLSKENTGVFENPYSHQIEAIEAFYRGEDVLVTTGTGSGKTECFMWPVVANLIHEAQSSPETWKMRGVRTLLLYPMNALVADQIGRLRKMVGDSENRFYHLFQNLAAGSKTSRRPQFGMYTGRTPYPGETKKKKDRELATALRNDILCKGEDFTKELKHLGRYPAKKDLREYVNYLEKGVHLTDPEDAELITRKEMQNNSPDILVTNYTMLQYMLIRDIEQPIWNSTRDWLHASQENKLLIVIDEAHMYHGSAGGEVSLLIRRLMYCLGITRDQVRFILTSASIPTNSRENIASLQKFLHDITASDNGTDFTIITGKRKKISTEISLEISPEAISKLSIDAFQGDTPQKIEAIASFCQTIGLRTIQENTLEAYSQYLYEKLPIYAPVQRIIAQTAGNATDIHNLAKIVFPSTSEDLALRATQVLLAVLPIAKNTKGQVLFPARLHMFFRGLEGLYACTNPDCPHRNTGDGITLGQLFTSSGHETCDCGGQIYELINDRRCGALFLKAYMVHESQNATSIDLWRSPGDSYSKNMREVHLYIIPTVGTYQENLEHNEGWINPYTGLLHRDPSYSGKTGYLHVAYSIHEFPKKPGQFTFKSCPKCGKNLDKSKLSDFATKGNEPFYNIVSSQLESQPPTIFDEKKLEKQPNAGRKVLLFSDSRQRAATLAKDMTRSADDEAARALLVLAASRLQDWSKKTGRDPTLDLLYPAFLEITYNNHIMLFYGMNKKDFMGGWEIIADYINLAKKQSKPLNYSKIASKFTNKPGLFSEQLLKNLCSPYRSLTDLGLCWLVPSDEEDIENCLANLEEEDITMTRDEFECLFSTWATHYCTSDYAIGESIDDEVRRNITRWSFGRLGIEQTKLRTMPRFIQKILKENGYSKEQIEKIQHILQKTYFQKGLGEKGTFYLSLNNIALKFDDKKEWYRCSKCSKIFPFAPWRRCAHCGDNHIESVSPGDLDRYKFWRDPVLQATAEGTGKTIQTINTEEHTAQLSYKDQRDKTWSTTENYEMRFQNLLSNEEEPIDVLSCTTTMEVGIDIGSLTAISLRNVPPRRENYQQRAGRAGRRGTSLSTIVTYAQDGPHDGWYFNHPQAIISGEGRLPWIDAHNEKLIGRHLNILLLNEFLNNQNTNLYDCNALKFFDTLYDDFSDYATRFSFSQDAMRIIVPQNDEDISVIQNFVKELIRRLNNLQNEVLQNRERYGFEHSNSLLDLLSSEGVLPTYSFPQNVVGFYIEDPDDTRGTISQKPERALNIAISEYAPGKVLVVDKKTYKVGGVYNPSSLAKSRENPAKGYFDDPKYYSDLYQCSNPNCEWTSTERPKNDECPFCHSPLNPPKKMLKPWGFAPRNHTSIPEAWAEVEYSYAEEPCYFAEPTHQDMKDIGCAYLKAAKRPDKITIINKGIQGQGFHVCKKCGAAESIPPKSASIPANKGKDEDQSTSLKGVGRPYTARDLSNCQHSPEIVYLGHTFATDMVVFEFELDPTQINTEYDGLWIKSAAITLTEAFLLAASRALDIEFTDLNGGHRIHGADDKVYVDIYLYDSLSSGAGYSSGLLDMTADVLSETRSLLQECTCDSACHNCLKHYWNQRVQDTLNRHNALGLLNWGIDGNLPNLLSLDEQIHLITPLKHRLELEKSDTQIDHDELSGLLIESPYKKQKVVVYPAMHSRNRIEKGVMYVSDLELRKTLPTVFALIKKYMGENHS from the coding sequence ATGACTGATATTTACGGAGTCCAACACATACACAACACCTTACTTGAAAAGCTTAAGGCCTATATCCGCGCTCAGTACTTTGGTGAAAACACCCTTCTGCTGGATAAAAGCGACGATCTACTAGATCAAGATAATATCCTCTCCCAAGAACCATATATCGAGTCTAATACTCCCTATATCATATGCGAAAAGGGGCTGGAATCGGCATATATCCCTCAAAATATTAAAAATATCCTGACAACACTCTCTAAAGAGAATACCGGCGTCTTTGAAAACCCTTATTCCCACCAGATAGAAGCAATCGAGGCATTCTATCGAGGGGAAGATGTCCTTGTAACCACTGGAACAGGTTCTGGTAAAACAGAATGTTTCATGTGGCCAGTAGTTGCCAATCTCATACACGAAGCGCAATCGTCTCCAGAAACATGGAAAATGCGTGGGGTACGCACTCTCCTCCTCTACCCGATGAATGCCCTTGTTGCAGATCAAATAGGCAGATTGCGGAAAATGGTTGGAGACTCCGAAAACAGGTTCTATCATCTCTTTCAGAACCTTGCTGCAGGATCAAAAACATCGCGCCGCCCTCAATTCGGAATGTACACTGGTAGAACTCCCTATCCAGGTGAGACTAAAAAAAAGAAGGACCGAGAACTTGCAACAGCATTAAGAAATGATATTCTCTGCAAAGGAGAGGACTTCACCAAAGAACTCAAGCATCTCGGCAGATACCCTGCAAAAAAAGACCTCCGGGAGTATGTAAACTATCTTGAAAAAGGAGTGCATCTGACAGATCCCGAAGATGCCGAACTGATCACTAGAAAGGAGATGCAGAACAACTCACCGGACATTCTTGTAACCAACTACACCATGCTCCAGTATATGCTGATTCGAGACATCGAACAACCGATCTGGAACTCTACAAGGGACTGGCTCCATGCATCCCAGGAAAACAAACTGCTCATCGTCATTGATGAAGCACATATGTATCATGGATCTGCCGGCGGGGAAGTTTCGCTTCTCATCAGGAGATTGATGTACTGTCTCGGAATAACCCGAGATCAGGTCAGGTTCATTTTAACTAGCGCAAGTATTCCTACTAATTCAAGGGAAAATATTGCATCTTTACAGAAATTCCTCCATGATATCACTGCAAGCGACAATGGCACGGATTTTACCATAATCACAGGAAAGCGAAAAAAAATCTCCACAGAGATTTCTCTTGAAATATCCCCAGAAGCGATATCCAAACTCTCAATTGATGCGTTTCAGGGCGACACTCCCCAAAAAATAGAAGCGATAGCCTCATTCTGTCAAACTATAGGATTAAGAACTATACAGGAAAACACTCTGGAGGCATATTCTCAGTATCTCTATGAGAAACTACCGATCTATGCTCCAGTACAGCGTATTATTGCCCAGACAGCAGGAAATGCCACAGATATTCACAACCTTGCTAAAATTGTTTTTCCAAGTACCTCAGAGGATCTTGCACTGAGAGCAACCCAGGTATTGCTTGCTGTACTCCCGATTGCCAAAAATACAAAAGGTCAGGTTCTTTTCCCTGCACGACTCCACATGTTCTTCCGGGGACTTGAAGGTTTGTACGCATGTACAAATCCTGATTGTCCTCACAGAAATACCGGTGATGGGATCACTCTTGGACAGTTATTTACCAGCAGTGGGCACGAAACCTGCGACTGTGGTGGACAGATCTACGAACTGATAAATGATCGAAGGTGTGGGGCTTTATTTTTAAAGGCTTATATGGTGCATGAAAGTCAGAATGCCACGAGTATTGATCTCTGGCGATCTCCGGGGGATTCGTATAGCAAGAATATGCGTGAGGTTCATCTCTACATCATCCCAACAGTAGGCACCTATCAGGAAAATCTAGAACATAACGAGGGTTGGATTAATCCATATACAGGTTTACTTCATCGAGATCCTTCCTATTCTGGAAAAACAGGTTATCTTCATGTGGCATATTCAATTCATGAATTTCCCAAAAAGCCTGGGCAGTTTACGTTCAAATCCTGCCCAAAGTGTGGAAAAAACCTTGATAAATCCAAATTATCCGATTTTGCAACCAAAGGAAATGAACCATTTTATAACATTGTCTCATCCCAGTTGGAATCTCAACCACCCACAATCTTTGACGAGAAAAAACTCGAAAAACAACCAAACGCAGGAAGAAAGGTTCTGCTCTTCTCTGACAGCCGTCAAAGAGCCGCAACATTAGCAAAAGACATGACCCGATCAGCGGATGATGAAGCGGCAAGAGCTCTTTTAGTCCTTGCTGCATCCCGCCTTCAGGACTGGAGCAAAAAAACAGGGAGAGATCCAACCTTAGATCTGCTATACCCTGCATTTCTCGAAATTACCTATAATAACCATATAATGCTTTTTTACGGGATGAATAAAAAAGATTTCATGGGCGGATGGGAAATCATTGCCGACTATATAAATCTTGCAAAAAAGCAATCAAAACCGCTAAATTACAGTAAAATTGCCTCTAAATTTACAAATAAACCGGGTTTATTCTCAGAACAACTTCTGAAAAACCTTTGTTCACCATATCGGTCTCTTACCGATTTGGGTCTTTGTTGGCTTGTTCCAAGTGACGAGGAAGACATTGAAAACTGCCTGGCCAATCTTGAGGAAGAAGACATCACCATGACACGTGATGAATTTGAATGTCTCTTCTCAACATGGGCCACACACTACTGTACCTCCGATTATGCGATTGGGGAAAGTATCGACGATGAGGTCAGAAGGAACATCACACGTTGGTCTTTTGGACGTTTAGGTATAGAACAGACAAAACTCCGTACAATGCCAAGGTTTATTCAGAAGATTCTGAAAGAGAACGGGTATTCAAAAGAACAGATTGAAAAAATCCAACATATATTGCAGAAAACCTATTTCCAGAAAGGCCTAGGAGAAAAAGGGACGTTTTACCTTTCGCTCAATAATATTGCTCTCAAATTTGACGACAAAAAAGAGTGGTACCGTTGTTCAAAGTGTTCAAAAATCTTCCCATTCGCCCCATGGCGTCGCTGTGCACATTGTGGAGATAACCACATAGAGAGTGTCTCTCCAGGTGATCTGGATCGATATAAATTCTGGAGAGATCCGGTATTACAGGCTACAGCAGAAGGGACTGGGAAAACAATTCAGACAATAAATACCGAAGAGCATACTGCTCAGCTCTCTTACAAGGATCAACGCGACAAGACCTGGTCTACTACAGAGAACTATGAAATGCGGTTCCAGAATCTCTTATCCAATGAAGAAGAGCCAATTGACGTACTGAGCTGTACGACTACAATGGAAGTGGGTATTGATATTGGATCACTAACCGCCATCAGTCTCAGGAATGTCCCTCCACGAAGAGAAAACTACCAGCAGAGAGCAGGACGTGCAGGAAGAAGGGGTACTTCTTTATCTACAATCGTTACCTATGCACAAGATGGTCCACATGATGGATGGTATTTCAACCACCCGCAAGCTATTATCTCAGGAGAGGGGCGTCTCCCATGGATTGATGCCCACAATGAAAAACTGATTGGTAGACACCTCAACATTCTCCTTCTAAACGAATTTCTCAATAATCAAAATACGAATTTATACGATTGTAACGCATTGAAATTCTTTGATACACTCTATGATGATTTTTCAGACTATGCCACCCGTTTCTCATTTTCACAAGATGCTATGAGAATTATTGTTCCCCAGAATGACGAGGATATATCCGTAATTCAGAATTTTGTCAAGGAATTGATTCGAAGGTTAAACAACCTTCAAAATGAAGTCTTACAGAATCGAGAACGTTACGGATTTGAACATAGTAATTCGCTTCTTGATCTCTTGAGTAGTGAGGGGGTATTGCCAACATATTCATTCCCACAGAATGTCGTTGGATTTTATATTGAGGATCCTGATGATACACGTGGAACCATTTCACAAAAACCAGAACGGGCATTAAACATTGCAATTAGTGAGTATGCACCGGGCAAGGTCCTTGTTGTTGACAAAAAGACTTACAAAGTTGGGGGAGTTTATAACCCCTCATCCCTAGCAAAAAGCCGTGAAAATCCTGCAAAGGGCTATTTCGACGATCCTAAGTATTATTCAGACTTGTATCAGTGTTCAAATCCAAATTGTGAATGGACATCTACAGAACGTCCAAAAAATGACGAATGCCCATTTTGTCATTCGCCATTGAACCCCCCAAAGAAAATGCTGAAGCCATGGGGATTTGCTCCACGAAACCATACAAGCATCCCTGAGGCATGGGCAGAGGTCGAGTATTCATATGCTGAGGAACCGTGCTATTTTGCAGAACCAACCCATCAAGACATGAAAGATATTGGTTGTGCATATTTGAAGGCTGCAAAGCGTCCTGACAAGATTACCATTATTAACAAAGGTATCCAAGGACAAGGATTCCACGTGTGCAAAAAATGTGGTGCTGCGGAATCAATCCCGCCAAAATCGGCATCAATACCGGCGAATAAAGGTAAAGATGAAGATCAGTCTACCTCTTTGAAAGGTGTAGGTCGGCCATATACTGCACGGGATCTTTCAAACTGTCAACATTCTCCTGAGATAGTCTATCTTGGACATACTTTTGCAACAGACATGGTTGTGTTTGAGTTTGAACTTGATCCCACCCAGATTAACACAGAATATGATGGACTCTGGATAAAAAGTGCTGCGATTACGTTAACCGAAGCATTTCTACTTGCTGCCAGCAGAGCATTGGATATCGAGTTTACGGACCTCAATGGAGGTCACCGAATCCATGGAGCAGACGATAAGGTGTATGTTGATATATACCTCTATGACAGCCTCTCAAGTGGTGCTGGATATTCATCCGGTCTTCTGGATATGACTGCCGATGTCCTTTCTGAAACTCGGAGTTTGCTTCAGGAATGTACATGTGATTCAGCATGCCACAATTGCTTGAAGCACTATTGGAATCAGAGAGTTCAAGACACCTTGAATCGTCATAATGCCCTTGGTCTCCTTAACTGGGGTATTGATGGGAATCTTCCTAATCTGTTATCTTTGGATGAACAGATACATCTCATTACGCCGCTCAAACATCGACTTGAATTAGAAAAATCTGATACTCAGATTGATCATGATGAACTATCTGGACTTCTGATAGAATCACCATACAAAAAACAGAAAGTTGTAGTTTATCCAGCAATGCACAGTCGAAATAGAATAGAAAAAGGGGTGATGTACGTTTCAGACCTTGAGTTAAGAAAGACCCTACCCACCGTTTTTGCCCTGATTAAAAAGTATATGGGAGAAAATCATTCATAA
- a CDS encoding HNH endonuclease domain-containing protein — MDLAEYQKINAIIARDSADATYKYALLRGVIEVCQQSLHLEEADPDRPDRLWFPLGLLIEKWILYYYPIFAAPTFIPQKNGETRDQESGKNVSFRRHFIPVIEYYRERGGISVFYNDYFRGRIPDEIQPDFLTLVRAIRTTITGMPMKHLGYSQSGEHYSVFDFDRPLPRLSGGRPIDRIFLIEHAGRFSLSRELCTIFSYFGSFISGDECLLRKWAAFTAGADRTQTVSEEFMFSLLSETPTTERAIADAQRIYRSALDGGGGLRCVWSGRAIPSASEMHIDHLLPFSIWKNNDLWNLLPALSSVNAKKSDRIPDPSFLKRRKEEIIGCWDLLHDPLPRRFEEEVRISLIGPHAPWSDWQDLAIEHLADKCRYLIEIRGNEAWAL; from the coding sequence ATGGACCTCGCCGAATACCAGAAGATCAACGCCATCATTGCCCGGGACAGTGCCGATGCCACCTACAAATACGCCCTCCTCCGCGGCGTCATCGAGGTCTGCCAGCAGTCCCTGCACCTGGAGGAGGCCGATCCCGACCGCCCCGATCGCCTCTGGTTTCCGCTCGGGCTGCTCATTGAGAAGTGGATCCTCTATTACTACCCGATATTTGCTGCGCCGACGTTCATCCCGCAGAAAAACGGCGAGACCAGGGACCAGGAGAGCGGAAAAAATGTCTCGTTCCGGCGGCACTTCATCCCGGTCATCGAGTATTACCGGGAGAGGGGCGGGATCTCGGTCTTCTATAACGACTACTTCCGCGGCCGGATCCCTGATGAGATCCAGCCTGACTTCCTTACCCTCGTCAGGGCGATCCGCACCACGATCACCGGCATGCCGATGAAGCACCTCGGCTATTCACAGTCAGGGGAGCATTATTCGGTCTTTGACTTCGACCGCCCCCTGCCCAGGCTGTCCGGGGGCCGGCCGATCGACCGCATATTCTTGATTGAGCACGCAGGCCGTTTTTCCCTCTCCCGCGAGCTCTGCACGATCTTTTCGTATTTCGGGAGTTTCATCTCCGGGGATGAGTGCCTGCTGAGGAAGTGGGCGGCATTCACCGCAGGGGCGGACAGGACCCAGACGGTCAGCGAGGAGTTCATGTTCTCTCTGCTCTCCGAGACCCCGACGACCGAACGGGCGATCGCCGATGCACAGAGGATCTACCGCTCGGCCCTCGACGGCGGGGGCGGCCTCCGGTGCGTCTGGTCGGGGAGGGCGATCCCCTCGGCATCTGAGATGCACATCGACCACCTCCTCCCCTTCTCGATCTGGAAGAACAACGACCTCTGGAACCTCCTCCCCGCCCTTAGTTCAGTCAATGCAAAGAAGAGCGACCGCATCCCCGACCCGTCCTTCCTGAAACGGCGGAAGGAGGAGATCATCGGCTGCTGGGACCTGCTCCATGACCCTCTCCCCCGCCGCTTTGAAGAGGAGGTCCGGATCTCTCTTATCGGCCCCCACGCCCCGTGGAGCGACTGGCAGGACCTGGCGATCGAACACCTGGCCGACAAATGCAGATACTTAATCGAGATCAGGGGCAATGAGGCATGGGCGCTATGA